In one Macrobrachium rosenbergii isolate ZJJX-2024 chromosome 53, ASM4041242v1, whole genome shotgun sequence genomic region, the following are encoded:
- the LOC136834312 gene encoding uncharacterized protein has product MAPSTDSTWRPPATDTSWPPPSPEPAIHSPPPESSPWRPPTSPREVASSVVASVQYVTSSVRLLFTGCFQCQSLKGGCWRRQEEPDGAWFDCDKLQVEHPYCYVNPVALTDPAPSEDATTPNGTVLSQQPRAEPRSPSSLTPSAKSPAKCPTNLDVPKDIVANGVASDGVSAVKGDTVIYKNGRIRSSLVESFAAKLEADLRRIECDRQRAEGELLNVNDVRITADEDVISFPDYLCADVDFFKDGGTDIPYQYDGFNGNRRLEHEVWKPSELEDVFECYNMAAFYSYGASTQLGEKGGTKNKGEKFEEVFPPTFSNNNNNTIKVYRPAGESESPLPLKDEPTKENVTEIEICDRKREISEDELKEFIHSCVLAENVEEASLPPLIPAGVPNAVCDELIYYGSRSFNKLLIFNLVKSVMAECQEHYSHSMPLCANYPVHLVQNKILSVLQNDTNAYQLSTSGLQAFHNGSFMHPADSQYYLNQLIAERMVENAVMDELKKEMKEWKDVSREERELKEAISTDILHDLISDTASLFDEIVKRKFT; this is encoded by the exons ATGGCCCCGTCAACGGATTCAACATGGCGACCCCCAGCGACGGATACCTCGTGGCCGCCTCCTTCCCCGGAGCCTGCCATCCACTCCCCACCGCCGGAGTCCAGCCCCTGGAGGCCTCCAACCTCCCCCCGTGAGGTGGCCTCCTCTGTGGTCGCTTCCGTGCAGTACGTGACCTCATCCGTAAGACTCCTCTTCACTGGATGCTTCCAGTGCCAGTCCCTGAAGGGCGGATGCTGGAGGCGGCAGGAAGAACCAGACGGCGCCTGGTTTGACTGCGACAAA CTCCAAGTGGAACACCCGTATTGCTATGTCAACCCTGTTGCGCTGACGGACCCAGCACCTAGTGAGGATGCAACCACACCAAACGGCACAGTTCTCTCTCAGCAGCCGAGGGCAGAACCAAGGTCACCATCCTCGCTGACTCCCTCCGCAAAATCCCCTGCTAAATGTCCTACGAACCTTGACGTACCAAAGGACATTGTAGCCAACGGAGTCGCTAGCGACGGGGTGTCAGCCGTCAAGGGTGACACGGTTATTTACAAGAATGGTCGCATCAGAAGCAGCCTGGTGGAATCGTTTGCGGCTAAGCTTGAGGCCGACCTGAGAAGGATCGAGTGCGACCGTCAGAGGGCCGAGGGCGAGCTTCTGAATGTGAACGACGTCCGGATAACGGCGGATGAGGATGTGATATCCTTCCCAGACTACCTCTGCGCTGACGTTGATTTCTTTAAGGACGGAGGGACGGACATTCCCTATCAGTACGATGGCTTCAACGGCAACCGTCGCCTCGAACACGAAGTGTGGAAGCCGTCAGAACTTGAGGATGTGTTTGAATGCTATAATATGGCTGCTTTTTACTCTTATGGTGCATCGACGCAG CTGGGTGAAAAAGGTGGAACCAAGAACAAGGGGGAGAAATTCGAAGAGGTCTTCCCTCCTAcgttcagcaacaacaacaacaacactatcAAAGTGTATAGACCGGCTGGCGAGAGTGAAAGTCCACTGCCGTTGAAGGATGAACCAACTAAAGAAAACGTGACCGAAATAGAAATTTGtgatagaaaacgggaaatatCCGAAGATGAACTCAAGGAATTCATTCATTCTTGCGTTTTAGCAGAGAATGTTGAAGAAGCGAGTCTCCCCCCACTTATCCCCGCGGGTGTACCAAATGCCGTCTGTGATGAATTAATATATTACGGTAGCAGAAGCTTTAATAAGTTGCTAATTTTTAATCTAGTCAAGTCAGTGATGGCCGAGTGCCAAGAACACTACTCCCATTCCATGCCCTTGTGTGCAAATTATCCAGTTCATttagtacaaaataaaattctcagtGTTTTGCAAAACGACACGAACGCATACCAACTCAGCACTTCGGGCTTGCAAGCTTTCCACAACGGATCGTTCATGCATCCGGCAGACAGCCAGTATTACCTGAACCAGCTGATCGCCGAGAGGATGGTCGAGAACGCAGTCATGGACGAACTGAAGAAGGAGATGAAGGAGTGGAAAGATGTGAGCCGGGAGGAGAGAGAGTTGAAAGAGGCTATATCCACCGACATCCTTCATGATCTCATAAGTGACACTGCGTCCCTGTTCGACGAAATCGTCAAGCGGAAGTTTACGTGA